One window of Nymphaea colorata isolate Beijing-Zhang1983 chromosome 11, ASM883128v2, whole genome shotgun sequence genomic DNA carries:
- the LOC116265017 gene encoding probable purple acid phosphatase 20, which yields MLSRILFLVAVAGIFQLSWGYDRPPPRKNVAVKLADDDDPSPQQVHISLVGRDSMRISWITNDDSLALVEYGTSPWAFDRSATGDTSTYRYFLYKSGQIHNVVIGPLDPDTIYYYRCGGAPNKMYSLKTPPAQLPIKFAVSGDLGQTEWTHSTLQHIAESNYDVLLLPGDLSYADTYQPLWDSFGLLVEPLSSSRPWMVTQGNHEIEKIPLITRHPFKSYNARWRMPYEESNSTSNLYYSFDMPRVHIVMLGSYADFEIGSDQYKWLQADLANVDRERTPWLVALLHAPWYNSNSAHQGEGEDMRVAMESLLYDAHVDVVFAGHVHAYERTDRVYNGTLDSCGPVHITIGDGGNREGLATEFMDPKPEWSVFREASFGHGLLQVENDTHAGWTWHRNDYDESVVADRVWLTRSWGLNQCTANVH from the exons ATGCTTTCTAGAATCCTCTTCCTGGTGGCTGTCGCCGGAATATTCCAACTCTCGTGGGGATACGATCGCCCTCCTCCTCGGAAAAACGTTGCCGTTAAACTGGCCGATGATGATGATCCCTCTCCTCAACAG GTCCATATATCCTTGGTTGGGAGAGACAGCATGAGAATTTCATGGATTACAAATGATGATTCTCTAGCTTTAGTAGAGTATGGCACGTCTCCATGGGCCTTTGATAGATCTGCAACCGGAGATACTTCTACGTATCGCTACTTCCTCTACAAATCCGGTCAAATACACAACGTAGTTATTGGCCCCTTGGATCCAGATACGATCTACTATTATCGTTGTGGTGGTGCTCCAAACAAAATGTACAGCTTAAAAACTCCACCTGCTCAGCTGCCCATCAAGTTTGCAGTATCAG GTGACTTGGGCCAGACTGAATGGACCCACTCAACACTCCAACACATTGCAGAATCTAATTATGATGTGCTGCTCCTCCCTGGTGACTTGTCTTATGCCGACACTTACCAGCCGCTGTGGGACTCATTTGGGCTCCTGGTCGAGCCACTGTCCAGCAGTCGGCCATGGATGGTGACTCAAGGCAACCATGAGATTGAGAAGATCCCACTTATCACCAGACACCCATTCAAATCCTACAATGCTAGGTGGCGAATGCCGTATGAAGAGAGCAACTCAACCTCCAATCTCTATTACTCATTCGACATGCCACGTGTTCACATCGTCATGCTCGGCTCGTACGCCGACTTCGAAATCGGCTCGGACCAGTACAAGTGGCTTCAAGCTGACTTGGCTAACGTCGATAGGGAGAGAACACCTTGGCTGGTAGCTCTGCTGCATGCACCATGGTACAATTCTAATAGTGCTCAccaaggagaaggagaggacATGAGGGTGGCAATGGAGAGTCTGCTCTATGATGCACATGTGGATGTCGTGTTTGCAGGGCATGTCCATGCCTATGAACGCACT GATCGAGTGTATAATGGAACATTGGACAGCTGCGGCCCTGTGCACATCACCATTGGAGATGGTGGCAACAGAGAAGGCCTAGCAACAGA gtttATGGATCCGAAACCGGAATGGTCAGTCTTCAGGGAAGCAAGCTTTGGACACGGACTGCTGCAGGTGGAGAACGACACCCACGCCGGGTGGACATGGCACCGCAACGACTACGACGAATCAGTTGTAGCAGATCGGGTCTGGCTGACTAGATCTTGGGGTCTGAACCAGTGTACTGCCAACGTACATTGA